The following coding sequences are from one Pigmentibacter sp. JX0631 window:
- a CDS encoding DUF790 family protein, which yields MLTKKELLNFKKSKGQILPKFISSSDPELLNFARSALQVFSNAIGLTRYEVEEQIEQQLLIESSIEEIILKGIIKLLHDRLKYAEVMTSDMNEFRHKLFSNATLFLKENSEIKLSHYLKDIAKTVEKSIEEIQKILYSDLPENSKIIAFKDIEEIKLLNRYNVSLVQGLLFYSEAVTIEIGQHKNSKADLRFLLRQLKFYQLVAYIEIKDDNFYVQIDGPISLFIQTQKYGFNLAAFFPNIVLLTKWKLIANIAISKSSRSQGVLEISEKSPLISHYKNFSSYIPEEFQTFSELFKNKSEYWKIDQNDEEILFDGSSFFFPDFKFINNNKVVFLELFHSWHKKAFLQRLENIENSNSYNLVLGVAKSLLKDQDIASRIQESKYFHEKGFIFREVPSINQVLEILKLFQ from the coding sequence GTGCTTACGAAAAAAGAACTTCTGAACTTTAAAAAAAGTAAAGGACAGATTCTTCCTAAATTCATTTCATCTAGTGACCCTGAACTTTTAAATTTTGCTAGAAGTGCTTTGCAAGTTTTTTCAAATGCTATAGGTTTAACCAGATATGAAGTTGAAGAACAAATAGAGCAACAGCTTTTGATTGAATCTAGTATTGAAGAAATAATTTTAAAAGGAATTATTAAACTTTTGCATGATAGATTAAAATATGCCGAAGTAATGACAAGTGATATGAATGAATTTCGACATAAACTATTTTCTAATGCAACTCTTTTTTTAAAAGAAAATTCTGAAATTAAATTGTCGCATTATTTAAAAGATATAGCTAAAACTGTTGAGAAATCAATCGAAGAAATTCAGAAAATACTTTACTCAGATTTACCTGAGAATAGTAAAATTATAGCATTTAAAGATATCGAAGAAATAAAATTATTAAATCGTTATAATGTTTCTTTAGTGCAAGGATTACTATTTTATAGTGAAGCAGTAACTATTGAAATTGGACAGCATAAAAATTCAAAAGCAGATCTAAGATTTTTACTCCGTCAATTAAAATTTTATCAATTAGTAGCTTATATTGAAATTAAAGATGATAATTTTTATGTCCAAATCGATGGACCAATCTCTTTATTTATTCAAACTCAAAAGTATGGATTTAACTTAGCAGCATTTTTTCCAAATATTGTGCTTTTAACAAAATGGAAGTTAATTGCAAATATAGCAATTTCTAAGTCAAGTAGAAGCCAAGGAGTGCTAGAAATAAGTGAGAAATCACCACTAATTTCTCACTATAAAAATTTTTCCAGCTATATACCCGAAGAATTTCAAACTTTTTCTGAACTTTTTAAAAATAAGTCGGAATATTGGAAAATTGATCAAAATGATGAAGAAATATTGTTTGATGGAAGTAGTTTCTTTTTTCCTGATTTTAAATTTATTAATAATAATAAAGTAGTATTTTTAGAATTATTTCATTCTTGGCATAAGAAAGCTTTTCTTCAAAGATTGGAAAATATTGAAAATAGTAATTCTTATAATCTTGTTCTTGGAGTTGCAAAAAGTTTGCTGAAAGATCAAGATATAGCATCACGAATACAAGAGTCTAAATATTTTCATGAAAAAGGTTTTATTTTTCGTGAAGTCCCTTCTATTAATCAAGTTTTAGAAATACTTAAATTATTTCAATAA
- a CDS encoding DEAD/DEAH box helicase family protein: MIHIRFDKGTLLISNLAQNLASIFPYLKWDIRVSAFRAMGYHYRNIILGLRKEQIVYQDEAKDFLPQNFSIQMQIEPRAYQTQALNAWLNQQSNGVVVLPTGAGKTILAVLAIAKIQRPTLIHVPTIDLMTQWYDVLLKFFGTKIGLLGGGYNQPENITVATYDSALIHVPSKGNKFGFLIFDECHHLPSEQMQYTALSSIAPFRLALTATPERSDGKEKLLYELCGGICYQTDIKDLEGKTLAPYEIITLEVEMSETEKKQYQEYRQIYLNFIRKNNINFQQKNGWQQFIQLTCRTSDGKEAFAAYLKQKKLSQSSENKLNYVWDIILKHRTDRVLIFTQDNETAYSIGKSFYLPVLTHHTKVKEREQFLTLFRQGVYNILVTSKVLNEGVDVPEANVAVVVSGSGTVREHVQRLGRILRAKEGKKAILYELISAGTSEYFVNQRRKMHSAYEKRTSEL; the protein is encoded by the coding sequence TTGATACATATTAGGTTTGATAAAGGAACATTATTAATATCGAATCTGGCACAAAATTTAGCTTCCATTTTTCCATATTTAAAATGGGATATTAGGGTATCTGCTTTTCGTGCGATGGGGTATCATTATCGAAATATTATTTTGGGTTTAAGAAAAGAGCAAATAGTTTATCAGGATGAGGCAAAAGATTTTTTACCCCAAAATTTTTCAATTCAAATGCAGATCGAACCAAGAGCCTATCAAACCCAAGCTCTTAATGCTTGGTTAAATCAACAGTCTAATGGAGTTGTTGTTTTACCTACTGGAGCTGGAAAAACTATTTTAGCTGTTCTAGCAATAGCAAAAATACAACGTCCCACATTAATACATGTGCCTACTATTGATTTAATGACCCAGTGGTATGATGTCTTGTTAAAATTTTTTGGCACTAAAATAGGATTACTTGGTGGTGGCTATAACCAGCCAGAAAATATTACTGTAGCAACGTATGATTCTGCTCTGATCCATGTGCCTTCAAAGGGAAATAAATTTGGTTTTTTAATTTTTGATGAGTGTCATCATTTACCCAGTGAACAAATGCAATATACTGCATTAAGTTCTATTGCTCCGTTTCGTTTGGCATTGACTGCTACACCAGAAAGATCTGACGGAAAAGAAAAGCTATTATATGAATTATGTGGCGGAATTTGTTACCAAACGGATATAAAAGATCTTGAAGGAAAAACTCTTGCACCTTACGAAATAATAACACTTGAAGTCGAAATGTCTGAAACTGAGAAAAAGCAATATCAAGAATATCGACAAATTTATTTGAATTTTATTCGTAAAAATAACATTAATTTTCAACAGAAAAATGGCTGGCAGCAATTCATTCAATTAACTTGTCGAACATCAGATGGAAAAGAAGCTTTTGCAGCATATTTAAAGCAAAAAAAATTATCTCAATCATCCGAAAATAAATTAAATTACGTTTGGGATATTATACTCAAACATCGAACAGATAGAGTTCTTATTTTCACTCAAGATAATGAAACAGCATATTCAATTGGAAAAAGTTTTTATTTACCAGTTCTTACTCATCATACAAAAGTTAAGGAAAGAGAGCAGTTTCTTACTCTTTTCAGGCAGGGAGTCTATAATATTTTAGTTACTTCAAAGGTCTTGAATGAGGGAGTTGACGTTCCAGAAGCTAATGTTGCAGTTGTGGTTTCTGGTAGTGGAACAGTGAGAGAGCATGTACAAAGATTGGGAAGAATACTACGTGCCAAAGAAGGAAAAAAAGCTATATTGTATGAATTAATTTCCGCTGGAACAAGCGAATATTTTGTAAACCAAAGAAGGAAAATGCATAGTGCTTACGAAAAAAGAACTTCTGAACTTTAA
- a CDS encoding methyltransferase domain-containing protein: MKNNKYFNIENIIKDVKLNQKFPFQSIVINSKKFDIKKKINLYNNNKFSNYWLLRDLLIKNNGSISEIKKNLYMRYGGDEIAHKILDDLELKDKLKNYKILNAGSGFGSDLIEHAYLLPNSSFIGIEYNKKYADLSCKIVHSLGLEQRIKIYCADLSNTEDLLKIRDKEGLFDGVYSNLAVLHIKNKNLVYENIYKLMKENTKFRNEDYINDSLTDIKFAEEKIGCQNLKTISEMYEIAEQVGYKNSLFEELTNSWKIFTKERAINYANLRKKKSKIKEDFLNDVSYFFSLKNGAGGVFIHTK, encoded by the coding sequence ATGAAAAATAATAAGTATTTTAATATTGAAAATATTATAAAGGATGTTAAATTAAACCAAAAATTTCCGTTTCAATCTATTGTCATAAATTCAAAAAAATTTGATATTAAAAAAAAAATTAACCTTTATAACAATAATAAATTTAGTAACTACTGGTTATTACGAGATCTCTTGATTAAAAACAATGGAAGTATTTCAGAAATAAAAAAAAATTTATATATGCGTTATGGTGGGGATGAAATAGCACATAAAATTCTCGATGATCTTGAATTAAAAGATAAATTAAAAAATTATAAGATATTAAACGCAGGTTCAGGATTTGGTTCAGATCTAATTGAGCATGCCTATTTATTGCCTAATTCAAGCTTTATAGGAATAGAATATAATAAAAAATATGCAGATTTATCATGTAAAATTGTTCATTCATTAGGTTTGGAACAAAGAATAAAAATTTATTGTGCAGATTTATCTAATACAGAAGACCTTCTTAAGATAAGAGATAAAGAGGGATTATTTGATGGCGTTTATTCAAATTTAGCAGTTTTACACATCAAAAATAAGAATTTAGTTTACGAAAATATTTACAAATTAATGAAAGAAAACACGAAATTCAGAAATGAAGATTACATTAATGACTCTTTAACTGATATAAAATTTGCTGAAGAAAAAATTGGTTGTCAGAATTTAAAAACAATTTCTGAAATGTATGAAATTGCAGAGCAAGTAGGATATAAAAATTCATTGTTTGAAGAATTAACTAATAGCTGGAAAATATTCACTAAAGAAAGAGCAATTAATTATGCAAATTTAAGAAAGAAGAAAAGCAAAATAAAGGAAGATTTCTTAAATGATGTTTCATACTTTTTTTCTTTAAAAAATGGAGCTGGAGGGGTTTTTATTCATACTAAGTAA
- a CDS encoding L-lactate permease — translation MINFLVALSPFLFSVFSIFILKKTATFSAFLACIFTVFIAIIFPAFKFQSSLFFSAFISSTILVITIALIIIPGLYFNNLLKKIGNIEKLSSLIENLPLSTEKKTLLLMLGVLPAIESFTGFGISLLIGIPIFFRLFIPEKAFLLSMLSLNTIPWGTLAISTAVSSSLSGYSISEIGLKSSLISFLIFPIIGFISLYIINGFQLIRKKWFLAILHGLIYSLLLFYFNYIQLIEMAGILTGISSFILFFVIYYFMSHQKEEIKSFSYSFIKTLYPYFILLSCIVLIRIPFIYQFLHDIYSLKWKNIELNPFVSPGIALTLTTLLLLVKNKTNLDHSQEWKKIKNVLLSLFLFILLARFMFEFNLITVITELISKIEEYYLKILILPIVGMLSGFITGSNVGGNVLALNIQLEVGNSINQGLLFVAGQNSAAGHIIFTAMPIIVMIITLSSDYISNKSFEIKKIENTMLKFGMKVSFLFLTSFLFTLFISYYFLK, via the coding sequence ATGATCAATTTTTTAGTTGCATTAAGCCCTTTTTTATTTAGTGTATTTTCTATTTTTATTTTAAAAAAAACGGCAACCTTTTCAGCTTTCTTAGCTTGTATCTTTACAGTTTTTATAGCTATAATTTTTCCTGCTTTCAAATTTCAAAGTAGCCTTTTTTTTAGTGCTTTCATATCAAGTACAATTCTTGTAATTACAATTGCTCTTATCATAATTCCTGGTCTTTATTTTAATAATCTTCTAAAAAAAATCGGGAATATTGAAAAATTATCTTCATTAATTGAAAATCTTCCTCTTTCTACTGAAAAAAAAACGTTACTATTAATGCTTGGAGTATTACCTGCAATAGAAAGTTTTACAGGCTTTGGAATATCTTTATTAATTGGTATTCCTATTTTTTTTCGACTATTTATTCCTGAAAAAGCATTTCTTCTTTCAATGCTAAGTTTAAATACTATACCTTGGGGAACATTAGCAATTTCTACCGCTGTAAGTTCAAGCTTATCCGGATATTCAATTTCTGAAATAGGTTTAAAGTCTTCCTTAATCAGTTTTTTGATTTTTCCTATTATTGGTTTTATTAGTTTATATATTATAAATGGATTTCAACTAATAAGAAAAAAATGGTTCCTTGCTATTTTACATGGCCTTATTTATTCATTACTTTTATTTTATTTTAACTATATACAATTGATTGAAATGGCTGGAATACTAACAGGTATTAGTTCATTTATTTTATTTTTTGTTATTTACTACTTCATGAGTCATCAGAAAGAAGAAATAAAAAGTTTCTCTTATAGTTTTATAAAAACTCTCTATCCTTATTTTATATTACTTTCTTGTATTGTCTTAATTAGAATTCCATTTATTTACCAATTTCTTCATGACATATATAGCTTAAAGTGGAAAAACATTGAACTTAACCCTTTCGTAAGCCCTGGAATAGCGCTTACATTAACAACTCTTTTATTGCTAGTAAAAAACAAAACAAACCTAGATCACTCCCAAGAATGGAAAAAAATTAAAAATGTTTTATTAAGTTTATTTTTATTTATCCTGCTTGCAAGATTTATGTTTGAATTTAATCTTATAACTGTGATAACAGAACTAATCTCAAAAATTGAGGAATACTATTTAAAAATCTTAATCTTACCTATAGTTGGAATGCTCAGTGGCTTTATTACAGGATCAAATGTTGGTGGTAATGTTTTAGCTTTAAATATTCAACTAGAGGTTGGGAACTCTATTAATCAAGGATTATTATTTGTTGCGGGACAAAATAGCGCTGCTGGGCATATTATTTTTACAGCTATGCCAATTATAGTAATGATAATTACTTTATCTTCTGATTATATTTCTAATAAATCTTTTGAGATTAAAAAAATTGAGAACACTATGCTAAAATTTGGCATGAAAGTAAGTTTTCTTTTTCTTACATCTTTCTTATTTACATTATTTATCTCTTATTATTTCTTGAAATAA
- a CDS encoding alpha/beta fold hydrolase, whose amino-acid sequence MKKRVLMTSALTSSLLLPILGFTASAIEKPKQTVVLVHSAFTGAWAMDSVASELRKSGFHVVLPELPAHGNYKMLPKDVTFDNYVNVVLQELDKQEGKVILLGHSFAGTIISEVAEKRTDKVQTLVYLSAALLPNGISFLDKVKDSNSLLTNNLVIDNDNGSVAIKEGLINSVYAQEIPKDEFTAIEEKMVVEPIEPLSHKINISKEKFGTIPKYYIQTLRDNAIPQKLQREMYTETEVKQVFTITSGHAPNLTNPVKVADIIKTINSIENLNISKKKEERIKKEILEKTNQWQKGFNLDAKNKVAKYSFKDYSQNALLQSMPIEFGTVEGKNSIAKYWQIVLNTGAADMKYLDRKILVVDENTALLSSPWSMNKIKGQITLEKWVKKGSKWFLVEDNFEVLEFLK is encoded by the coding sequence ATGAAAAAAAGAGTACTTATGACTTCTGCGCTAACCTCATCTTTGCTACTTCCAATCTTGGGTTTCACGGCTAGTGCCATTGAAAAACCTAAACAGACTGTTGTTCTTGTTCATTCGGCATTTACTGGCGCTTGGGCTATGGATAGTGTAGCCAGTGAATTGAGAAAGAGTGGATTCCATGTTGTTTTACCTGAATTACCAGCGCATGGTAATTATAAAATGCTACCTAAAGATGTTACGTTTGATAACTATGTTAACGTTGTTTTACAAGAATTAGATAAACAAGAAGGAAAAGTAATTCTTTTAGGGCATAGTTTTGCAGGTACGATTATTAGTGAAGTTGCAGAAAAAAGAACTGATAAGGTTCAAACATTGGTATATTTATCTGCAGCTCTTTTACCGAATGGAATTTCTTTTTTAGATAAAGTAAAAGATTCTAATTCTTTATTAACAAATAACTTAGTGATTGATAATGATAATGGAAGCGTTGCTATAAAAGAAGGGCTGATAAATTCAGTTTATGCGCAAGAAATTCCAAAAGATGAATTTACTGCAATAGAAGAAAAGATGGTTGTTGAACCTATTGAGCCATTATCTCACAAAATTAATATCAGTAAAGAAAAATTTGGTACAATTCCTAAATACTATATTCAAACTTTGCGTGATAATGCAATTCCTCAAAAGTTACAACGTGAAATGTATACAGAAACTGAAGTAAAACAAGTTTTTACAATTACTTCTGGACATGCGCCGAATCTAACAAATCCGGTAAAAGTTGCTGATATTATTAAAACAATAAATTCTATAGAAAATCTTAATATTTCTAAAAAGAAAGAAGAAAGAATTAAAAAAGAAATTTTAGAAAAAACGAATCAATGGCAGAAAGGATTTAATTTAGATGCAAAAAATAAGGTAGCAAAATATTCTTTTAAAGACTATTCACAAAATGCTCTTTTGCAATCTATGCCAATTGAATTTGGAACCGTTGAAGGAAAAAATTCAATTGCTAAGTACTGGCAAATTGTACTTAATACTGGCGCGGCAGACATGAAATATTTAGATAGAAAGATATTAGTAGTTGATGAAAATACTGCATTGTTAAGTTCTCCTTGGTCTATGAATAAAATAAAAGGACAAATAACCCTTGAAAAATGGGTAAAAAAAGGTAGTAAATGGTTTCTAGTTGAAGACAATTTTGAAGTTTTAGAGTTTTTAAAGTAG
- a CDS encoding (deoxy)nucleoside triphosphate pyrophosphohydrolase has translation MKIVVAALIENQGFYFVAQRAKGQKLEGFWEFPGGKLEENESIEACIKREIKEELNISIVPKNIFSETIYEYEFGKIKLIGVIAQIEEGNLELRVHSQYKWLKPIDIRRLKLAPADIPIAEKLCGMNFHN, from the coding sequence ATGAAAATAGTAGTAGCAGCACTGATTGAAAATCAAGGATTTTATTTTGTAGCACAGAGAGCAAAAGGACAAAAATTAGAAGGATTTTGGGAGTTCCCTGGCGGAAAACTAGAAGAAAATGAGTCCATTGAAGCATGTATAAAACGAGAAATTAAAGAAGAGCTTAATATTAGTATTGTTCCTAAAAACATTTTTTCAGAAACAATCTATGAATATGAATTTGGAAAGATAAAATTAATCGGAGTTATTGCACAGATAGAAGAAGGAAATTTAGAATTGCGGGTCCACTCTCAGTATAAATGGCTAAAACCCATTGATATTAGAAGACTCAAGCTAGCACCTGCAGACATTCCAATTGCAGAGAAATTATGTGGGATGAATTTTCATAATTAA
- a CDS encoding PEP/pyruvate-binding domain-containing protein codes for MNKIKGKLLRKGLKDVGYGGKARNCLFLKNNFYNVPESRLYSCTEIQNYLKNKICKFNEKMKEIALEFNESEDEEKTKYCSLKNEILSISPPDNWHTEVQEIKKVLGNNIIIRSSMSIEDSHLASFAGCFDSFQINIYDEYSLWNEIKKVLASALTKCSVKRIIEVTPYFSKVQLGFFIQKYIEPKIHGVCFSRNPLNIWDQNSTCEYAFFGNSVVQGTGISYTVTNNEKPHKNLTPFWYELWQHAFTLEKKFKAAIDYEWVWDGSEFWIVQVRKVTTEDAYMLEKTYAGNIWNRELTLERFPEPLTPLAWTSISDIFVTNVKVLNKQFGILVNNIEQIALSFGGYVFANPNVFNYPEGIKIRWSHYFSIFKPIFWKLLNAFIIFITRISFAKDRKFEFSFLKLQIILILIEKCYKTEFDRWSVNKEVFLKKIKKFSEFKFPDDSDLNKKILNRMEELKKIGEGFLESDFSIFLMKDVLQKVLSKLFQSLGFLENDYLNMLGKFSNRTLEFNEECRQLFEVIKKDINGKEFLNSLASVKDMNDFNRNFNFLSNDSKRIWEDFLKKNGHIRTSWDFIKPSLTEAPWELGTILLKYLSTNYQPKKIDKSSDYFFIELYKTLIKINRIKINYCLLDAIEKLRNLMQMDEEQHFFSGLLIQESKYLIKKAEEYFLAKKILVDKDSVYFLEIKELKEQLLLPTSNLHYLTLKRQNLWNSNFEKPKPMQIPVLNTTKDLNLNLQPEENIFYGEPMSPGEAQGEVYFVEHLSDIKDIPKGAILLTTSPNPTFTALYPTLSGLVTITGGVLSHGFIAAREYGLPAISGSQQIFHALKQGMTVKINGTSGSLEILA; via the coding sequence ATGAATAAAATAAAAGGAAAGTTACTACGAAAAGGCTTGAAAGATGTTGGCTATGGTGGAAAAGCTAGAAATTGCCTTTTTTTGAAAAATAATTTTTATAACGTTCCAGAATCAAGATTATACAGTTGCACAGAGATTCAAAATTACCTTAAGAATAAGATTTGTAAATTTAATGAAAAAATGAAAGAAATTGCCTTAGAATTTAATGAATCAGAAGATGAAGAAAAAACGAAATACTGTAGTTTAAAAAATGAAATATTAAGCATTTCTCCCCCTGATAACTGGCATACAGAAGTACAAGAAATAAAAAAAGTTCTTGGAAATAATATTATCATACGTTCAAGTATGAGTATTGAAGATTCGCATTTAGCTTCATTTGCAGGTTGTTTTGACTCTTTTCAAATAAATATTTATGATGAATATAGCTTGTGGAATGAAATTAAAAAGGTATTGGCTTCTGCTTTAACAAAATGTAGTGTAAAACGAATTATAGAAGTAACTCCTTATTTTTCAAAAGTACAGCTAGGTTTTTTTATACAAAAATATATTGAACCAAAGATTCATGGTGTTTGTTTTAGTAGAAATCCGTTAAATATTTGGGATCAAAACAGTACTTGTGAATATGCGTTTTTTGGTAATTCAGTTGTTCAAGGAACTGGTATTTCCTATACTGTAACAAATAATGAAAAACCACATAAAAATTTGACTCCATTCTGGTATGAATTATGGCAACATGCTTTTACACTCGAAAAAAAGTTTAAAGCAGCAATAGATTATGAGTGGGTTTGGGATGGTAGTGAATTTTGGATAGTGCAAGTCAGAAAAGTAACGACTGAAGATGCTTATATGTTAGAAAAAACTTATGCCGGGAATATTTGGAATAGGGAATTAACATTAGAAAGATTTCCTGAACCCCTAACTCCTTTAGCTTGGACATCAATTTCAGATATTTTTGTAACTAATGTAAAGGTATTAAATAAACAGTTTGGAATACTAGTTAATAATATTGAGCAAATAGCATTATCATTTGGCGGATATGTATTTGCAAATCCGAATGTATTTAATTATCCAGAAGGTATTAAGATTAGATGGTCACATTATTTCTCTATTTTTAAGCCAATATTTTGGAAATTATTAAATGCATTTATTATATTTATTACGAGAATCTCTTTTGCTAAAGACAGAAAATTTGAATTTTCATTTTTAAAACTACAAATTATTTTAATCTTGATTGAAAAGTGTTATAAAACTGAATTTGACAGATGGTCAGTCAATAAAGAAGTATTTTTAAAAAAAATAAAAAAATTTAGTGAATTTAAATTCCCAGATGATTCAGATTTAAATAAAAAAATATTAAATAGGATGGAAGAATTAAAGAAAATAGGAGAGGGCTTTCTTGAATCTGATTTTTCAATTTTTTTGATGAAGGATGTTTTGCAAAAAGTATTAAGTAAATTATTTCAGAGTCTTGGTTTTTTAGAGAATGATTATTTAAATATGCTAGGAAAGTTTTCAAATCGAACTTTAGAATTTAATGAAGAATGTAGACAATTATTCGAGGTGATAAAAAAGGACATTAATGGGAAAGAATTTTTAAATTCGCTAGCAAGTGTAAAAGATATGAATGATTTTAATAGAAATTTTAATTTTCTTTCTAATGATTCTAAAAGAATTTGGGAAGATTTTTTAAAGAAAAATGGACATATCCGGACATCATGGGATTTTATAAAACCATCTTTAACAGAAGCTCCTTGGGAACTAGGTACTATTTTATTGAAATATTTATCCACAAATTATCAACCTAAAAAAATTGATAAAAGCTCTGATTACTTTTTTATCGAATTATATAAAACACTAATTAAGATAAATAGAATTAAAATTAATTACTGCTTACTTGATGCTATTGAGAAGTTAAGAAACTTAATGCAAATGGATGAAGAACAACATTTTTTTTCTGGACTTCTCATTCAAGAGTCAAAATACTTAATTAAAAAAGCAGAAGAATATTTTCTTGCAAAGAAAATACTAGTTGATAAAGATAGTGTTTATTTTTTAGAAATTAAAGAATTAAAAGAGCAATTACTGTTACCAACATCAAATTTACATTATTTAACTTTAAAAAGACAAAATTTATGGAATTCGAATTTTGAAAAACCCAAGCCAATGCAAATTCCTGTTCTGAATACAACAAAAGATTTGAATTTAAATCTCCAGCCAGAAGAAAATATATTTTATGGAGAACCAATGAGTCCAGGCGAAGCGCAAGGTGAAGTTTATTTTGTTGAGCACTTATCTGACATAAAGGATATTCCTAAAGGAGCTATTCTGTTAACAACATCACCAAATCCTACCTTTACAGCACTTTATCCGACCTTGTCAGGTTTAGTAACAATAACCGGAGGTGTTCTTTCGCATGGTTTTATCGCTGCAAGAGAGTATGGTTTACCTGCAATATCTGGGTCTCAGCAGATTTTCCATGCTTTAAAACAAGGAATGACTGTGAAAATTAATGGGACTTCAGGCAGTTTAGAAATTTTAGCCTAA
- a CDS encoding nucleotidyltransferase family protein, producing MKDNFEYINISFVLEKLNYAEFDINEFEKIQDSLKKIENLKLFIEIIERNSIQVLTYTRIKYYFPKIFNNLIKIANWNFQYLKYQNRFLRQNSYIQKVLEASKAQGIKVVFLKGFCFSQCLYSEKFYKKMNDIDILIEEKYIHAFEGILKNNKFTCLFKNLFSKKLDLTKTHHLPPYISDDKICVISVHWGLSSNLLLNKIQNSLWLNLVPITNFQNSFRMSWEHNLFHLCIHLPLFKVGIKELADIFNVIKFGKPLDFSKFKILISDSSSHDKIFRSLIITSQLFPELKNNTFFLETILWCEKFVSKKIIQLIKKRTISLKFLLTARTTYITKIEKNFLLFRLSKSYKNKFKIWIKMWILLFFIPAEEIKCISGYLGNNTFAMFYYKILTPISIIKVLCSEHGTKNIFIFTLANVLTIIAGILKFSFLERETEEYDLKLLNLYKEME from the coding sequence ATGAAAGATAACTTTGAGTATATAAATATTAGCTTTGTCTTAGAAAAATTAAATTATGCTGAGTTTGACATAAATGAATTTGAGAAAATTCAGGATTCATTGAAAAAAATAGAAAATCTAAAATTATTTATTGAGATTATTGAAAGAAATTCTATACAAGTTTTAACTTATACAAGAATTAAATATTATTTTCCAAAAATATTTAATAATCTAATAAAAATAGCTAATTGGAACTTTCAATACTTAAAATATCAAAACCGTTTTTTAAGGCAAAATAGTTACATCCAGAAAGTTCTAGAAGCATCAAAAGCTCAAGGTATCAAAGTCGTATTTTTAAAAGGATTTTGCTTTAGCCAATGTCTTTACTCAGAAAAATTTTATAAAAAAATGAATGATATTGATATCCTTATTGAAGAAAAATATATTCATGCTTTTGAAGGTATTTTAAAAAATAATAAATTTACTTGTTTATTTAAAAATTTATTTTCAAAAAAGCTAGATTTAACTAAAACCCATCATTTACCCCCATATATTTCAGATGATAAAATATGTGTAATAAGTGTACATTGGGGGTTATCAAGTAATCTACTTTTGAATAAAATCCAAAATTCTTTATGGTTAAATTTAGTACCTATAACAAATTTTCAAAATTCATTCAGAATGTCTTGGGAGCATAATTTGTTTCATTTGTGTATTCATTTACCTTTGTTCAAGGTTGGGATAAAAGAATTGGCCGATATTTTTAATGTAATAAAATTTGGGAAGCCGTTGGATTTTTCAAAATTTAAAATTTTAATAAGCGACTCTTCCTCTCATGATAAAATTTTTAGATCCCTAATAATTACGAGTCAACTTTTTCCAGAGTTAAAGAACAATACATTTTTTTTAGAAACAATATTATGGTGCGAAAAATTTGTTTCAAAAAAAATAATTCAATTAATTAAAAAAAGGACAATTTCTTTAAAATTTCTTTTAACTGCTCGAACGACTTATATCACAAAGATTGAAAAAAACTTTTTACTTTTCAGGCTTTCTAAAAGCTACAAGAATAAATTTAAAATTTGGATAAAAATGTGGATACTTTTGTTTTTTATTCCAGCCGAAGAAATTAAATGTATTTCAGGTTACCTAGGTAATAATACTTTTGCTATGTTCTACTATAAAATACTAACGCCAATTTCAATTATTAAAGTTCTTTGTTCTGAACATGGCACAAAAAATATTTTTATTTTTACGCTTGCAAATGTTTTAACAATTATTGCTGGAATTCTTAAATTCTCATTTTTAGAAAGAGAAACAGAAGAATATGACTTGAAATTACTGAATCTTTATAAGGAAATGGAATAA